CAGATATTGGGGGAGTTTTTCCGGGCGGTGACCTGGAAGATCCGGGCCCCGTTGAGCTCCGCCGACGCGCACAGCCAGGTCGCCACGTTGATCCGTGCCTGGCCCGTTCTTCCGATCACGCCGCTGGTCGTCCTTGAAGCGGCCAGAGGGGTCCGCGATCACCGCCTGCCTTACTGGGACGCGCAGGTATGGGCTACTGCCCGCCTGAACCAGATCGCGGTGGTTTTGAGCGAGGACTTTGAGGACGGTCGGGTGCTCGAGGGGGTTCGGTTCCTAAACCCGTTTGCCCGTGCCTTTGACCTGGCCACCATCGGGTAGCCGTGCTTGCCCGCTCTACTTCGCCGGGCAGGCGATGCTGAGGAAGACTCCCCATGCCCGCGTCACAAGGGAGAGCTGAAGATTATCGGAGGGAGACCATGAGCACGCTGCCATTACTTCCCACAACCGTTGTCGGCTCTCACGGAAAACCGGGGTGGTGGTACGCCGGGGTCAAAGCCTACGAGGCCGGCGAGTTCGGTCCCGCGGACCTGGAGGAGATGTTCGACGACGCCGCGGACACCGCCATCCGCGACATGGAGTGGGCCGGCATCGACATCATCACCGACGGCGAGGTCCGCCGGCTGGACGGTTATGTGGACAGCTACTACGCCATCATCAAGGGAATCCAGCCGATTCCAGCGCGGCGGAAGGCGGGCCCGTGGGGCTACGACCAGCAGACGCGCTACGAGGCCGTGGGGCGGATCGAGACCCCGCCCGGCGGGCTCGGGATCATCAAGGAGTTCGAGTACCTGCAGTCCCACACGGCGAAGCGCACCAAAGCCACATGCGCCGGCCCCCTCACCTTCGGCACGCGGATCCATCCGGGACCCGTCTACAAAGGTGTCGTCGACGGGGCCGAGCGCTTCGCCGAGGTGATCAACGCGGAGCTGAAGGGGCTGGTGGCAGCGGGCGCCGACCTCATCCAGATCGACGAGCCCGCGCGCGGCAACGTCTCAGGCGAGGAGATGGCCCGCCTCTTCAACCTGGCCACGGACGGCGTGAAGGCCAAGCTCGCCTATCACATCTGCTTCGGCAACCGCTTCGGCCGGTCGCGCTTCAACCGCTCCTACCGTCCTTA
The genomic region above belongs to Candidatus Rokuibacteriota bacterium and contains:
- a CDS encoding PIN domain-containing protein; translated protein: MAGEILVDTNVLVYAYDRTEPRKQRRALDGLRRLVASGKGRLSTQILGEFFRAVTWKIRAPLSSADAHSQVATLIRAWPVLPITPLVVLEAARGVRDHRLPYWDAQVWATARLNQIAVVLSEDFEDGRVLEGVRFLNPFARAFDLATIG
- a CDS encoding methionine synthase, which translates into the protein MSTLPLLPTTVVGSHGKPGWWYAGVKAYEAGEFGPADLEEMFDDAADTAIRDMEWAGIDIITDGEVRRLDGYVDSYYAIIKGIQPIPARRKAGPWGYDQQTRYEAVGRIETPPGGLGIIKEFEYLQSHTAKRTKATCAGPLTFGTRIHPGPVYKGVVDGAERFAEVINAELKGLVAAGADLIQIDEPARGNVSGEEMARLFNLATDGVKAKLAYHICFGNRFGRSRFNRSYRP